From Lolium perenne isolate Kyuss_39 chromosome 5, Kyuss_2.0, whole genome shotgun sequence, a single genomic window includes:
- the LOC127299366 gene encoding uncharacterized protein yields the protein MSDSEASPSPAAAPLAEAPAGESSPSPAWSEELVPVGEKISELNESQSELLGRLRGLKEDLQSWRNNLDTQVKKYKTEISDIKTALNSEIDQLKSDFQELRTTLKKQQEDVTVSLKNLGLEDATENDGKKGSEDENISEGALTDLGNLKLDDNPENHDKSSGVEEEKNETPEDSVVDEVTKKESSSDE from the exons ATGTCGGATTCCGAAGCATCCCCGTCGCCTGCGGCTGCACCGCTGGCGGAGGCGCCGGCGGGCGAGAGTTCCCCGTCTCCGGCG TGGAGCGAGGAGCTGGTGCCGGTCGGGGAGAAGATCTCG GAATTAAATGAATCACAGTCAGAGCTTTTGGGCAGACTCCGAGGACTAAAGGAG GATTTGCAGAGTTGGAGAAACAATTTGGATACCCAAGTCAAGAAATACAAAACT GAAATCTCCGATATCAAAACTGCACTCAATAGTGAAATAGATCAGCTAAAATCA GATTTCCAAGAACTGAGGACCACCCTTAAGAAACAACAGGAAGATGTGACGGTTAGCTTGAAGAATTTGGGG CTTGAAGATGCTACTGAAAATGATGGGAAAAAGGGAAGTGAGGATGAGAATATAAGCGAGGGTGCACTAACTGACTTGGGCAACCTAAAA TTGGATGATAATCCAGAAAATCATGACAAAAGCAGTGGTGTTGAAGAGGAAAAGAAT GAGACCCCTGAAGATAGCGTGGTGGACGAAGTTACCAAGAAGGAGAGTTCAAGCGATGAATGA